One window of Synergistales bacterium genomic DNA carries:
- a CDS encoding FAD-dependent oxidoreductase codes for MEVKVDGIKSSYDAVIVGKSAGGLTAATAAKRIYPEKEILVIDNQQISMIPCGIPYIFGTLATIDDNRLPSEKMLDGAGVDLLIDEVTEIGADCKSVFTRGGNSITYDKLLLATGSRPTRPKVKGCHLENVFTVPKTYDYLKEMRSKLDDVQDVTIVGAGFIALEVADEIRKMGKNVTVLYRSRVLRKSFDPEFGDMVKEKLENAGIKMVHDKLVELKGTEKVSGVVLEELKGTEKVSGVVLEEGGEIKSDMVVFSIGYQPNDSLAVDAGLEVTKNGIRTDEYMRTSQPDILAIGDCAEPRDFFTGKASGQMLASTATFEGRVAGANMFQIKLVKESKRNIGIYSTDMAGIALGVAGLTETAATAEGFEIVTGVFSGADRHPGKFEDTSTIHLKLIFSRDRGAILGAELAGGKSVGEMTNILGLAIQKRLTASEIYTVQFGTHPHLTASPAAYQIVKAAEDALAKLKN; via the coding sequence CAGCAGATCTCCATGATCCCCTGCGGGATCCCCTACATCTTCGGGACCCTGGCCACCATCGACGACAACCGACTGCCGTCGGAGAAGATGCTGGACGGGGCGGGTGTGGACCTGCTGATCGACGAGGTGACCGAGATCGGCGCGGACTGCAAGAGCGTCTTCACCAGGGGCGGCAACTCGATCACCTACGACAAGCTGCTGCTGGCCACGGGCTCGCGCCCCACACGGCCGAAGGTGAAAGGCTGCCATCTGGAGAACGTCTTCACCGTTCCCAAGACCTATGACTACCTCAAAGAGATGCGCTCCAAGCTCGACGACGTGCAGGATGTGACGATCGTCGGCGCCGGTTTCATCGCCCTGGAGGTGGCCGACGAGATCCGCAAGATGGGCAAGAACGTCACCGTCCTCTACCGCAGCCGTGTGCTCCGCAAGAGCTTCGATCCCGAGTTCGGCGATATGGTGAAGGAAAAGCTGGAGAATGCGGGCATCAAGATGGTCCACGACAAGCTGGTAGAGCTGAAAGGAACCGAGAAGGTCAGCGGCGTGGTGCTGGAAGAGCTGAAAGGAACCGAGAAGGTCAGCGGCGTGGTGCTGGAAGAGGGCGGGGAGATCAAATCCGACATGGTGGTATTCTCCATCGGCTACCAGCCCAACGACAGCCTGGCCGTGGACGCCGGCCTGGAGGTCACCAAAAACGGCATCCGCACCGACGAATACATGCGCACCTCCCAGCCGGACATCCTGGCCATCGGGGACTGCGCCGAACCGCGGGACTTCTTCACCGGCAAAGCCAGCGGCCAGATGCTGGCCTCCACGGCCACCTTCGAAGGCCGCGTGGCGGGGGCCAACATGTTCCAGATCAAGCTGGTGAAAGAGAGCAAGCGGAACATCGGGATCTACTCCACCGACATGGCCGGCATTGCCCTCGGCGTGGCGGGCCTCACCGAGACAGCCGCCACCGCAGAGGGCTTCGAGATCGTCACCGGGGTCTTCAGCGGCGCCGACCGGCACCCCGGCAAGTTCGAGGACACCTCCACCATCCACCTGAAGCTGATCTTCTCCAGGGACCGCGGCGCCATCCTCGGCGCGGAGCTCGCCGGCGGCAAGAGCGTCGGCGAGATGACCAACATCCTGGGGCTGGCCATCCAGAAGCGCCTCACCGCCTCGGAGATCTACACCGTCCAGTTCGGCACCCACCCCCACCTGACGGCCTCGCCGGCGGCCTACCAGATCGTCAAGGCCGCCGAGGACGCCCTGGCCAAACTCAAAAACTAG
- a CDS encoding GntR family transcriptional regulator — MAPKTEQAYNTIKREIITGRLTNNSTISVNAIAKRLGMSKTPVRDAFKELESQGFVRIFPNQGIVIQELTVMEATQMYELRIALESYLLKQIVPILTEQHLDRLRELLSLQEAAMKRNDPYEFMQYDNQQHLFLHEIYYNPMIFDVISRLIDRIFYGGVQALSLPGRMEATLHEHTSIVEALEARNLEKTIRALEYHFSRGLSSTTTSLERYLQG, encoded by the coding sequence ATGGCCCCGAAAACCGAACAAGCCTACAACACCATCAAAAGAGAGATCATCACCGGAAGGCTTACGAATAATTCGACGATTTCCGTGAACGCGATTGCGAAACGTCTTGGGATGAGCAAGACACCGGTGCGGGATGCCTTTAAAGAGCTGGAATCGCAGGGCTTTGTGCGTATCTTCCCCAATCAGGGGATTGTGATCCAGGAGCTTACGGTGATGGAAGCGACGCAGATGTACGAACTCCGTATTGCTCTTGAGAGCTATCTCTTGAAACAGATCGTCCCCATACTGACGGAACAGCACCTGGACAGACTGCGGGAACTGCTTTCGCTCCAGGAAGCGGCCATGAAGCGGAATGATCCCTATGAGTTCATGCAGTATGACAACCAACAACACCTCTTTTTACATGAGATTTATTACAACCCCATGATCTTCGATGTTATCAGTCGACTGATTGACCGCATCTTTTATGGAGGTGTTCAGGCGCTCAGCCTCCCCGGAAGGATGGAGGCCACATTGCACGAACATACATCCATTGTAGAGGCGCTTGAAGCACGCAACCTGGAAAAGACCATCAGGGCTTTGGAGTATCACTTCAGTCGGGGACTTTCATCGACCACCACGTCCCTTGAGAGGTATCTACAGGGGTAA